The nucleotide sequence GCACCCCAAAGCCCAGGAAGCTCAGGGCGGCCTCCAGGATGATCACGGTGCCCAGGCTGAGGGTGGCGCTGACGATGATGGGGGCCATGGCGTTGGGGATCATATGGCGCACCACAATCTGCAGGTCGGACATCCCGAGGGCGCGCGCGGCCTCCGTGAACATCTGCTCCCGCAGCGAGAGCACCACCCCTCGCACCAGACGCGCGGACCCCATCCAGCCGAAGACGCTGAGGACGATGATGATGATCACCACGCTGCTCCACTCCCGACTCAAGCCCGGGATGGTGATGTCGCTAAGGAGAGCGGAGACGGTCAGCAGGAGCGGGAGCAGCGGAAGGGTGAGCATGAAATCCACGATCCGCTGGATGAGGTTGTCAACCCAGCCCCCGAAATACCCGGAGATCGCCCCGATGAGGGCACCGGTGGTCTGGCTGATCAACGTGACCACAAATGCCACCGTCAGGGAGATACGGGCCGCGTGCATCAGCCGGGAAAGGACATCGCGGCCCAGCTCATCCGTCCCCAGCCAGTGGGCGGGGGACGGCCCCGCGTTCTTCAGGTTCAGGTTCTGCGCGTAGGGATCGTAAGGGGCGATCCACGGCGCCAACGCCGCGATGAGGATGAAACCCATCAGGATCGCGGCTCCGAAAAGGGCGACCCGGTGACGCCGGAACCGACGCCACACGATCTGGAGGTAACTTTCCTCCCGAACCGTCAGAAGGGCTTCCGCCCGCAGCTCTGCCGTCGCCATCTGTCCCCCTCACTCCAGCCGGATCCGCGGATCAACGATCGTATACAGGATGTCCGCCAACAGGTTGGCGAACACCACCAGCAGCGAGGTGATGAAGAGCAACGCCATCACCACCGGCCAGTCGTCCGCCTGAAGGGCGTCGTAATAGAGCCGCCCCATGCCCTTATAGTTGAATATCGTCTCCGTGATCACCGCCCCGCTGAAAATACCCGGGATCTCCAAAGTCAGGATGGTCACGATGGGGATGAGGGCGTTGCGCAACGCATGCTTCATGATCACCACCCGCTCGATCAACCCCTTCGCCCGAGCCGTGCGCACATAATCCTGACGGAGCACCTCCAGCATGGAAGAGCGGGTGTAGCGGCTCCAGCCGGCCATGTAGAGGAGGCTCAGGACCAGGGTGGGCAGGATCAGGTGCACGGCCCGATCCAGGGGGGAGCCGGGGGTCGCGCCCAGCACGTGGAGAAGACTCCCCGGCGGAGGCGGACGCAGGCTGAAGGTGTTCCCCGTGGGGAGATACGGCAGGCCCAGGACCTGATACCAGGGGGAGCGCGGGCCGCTGAAGAGGAAGATCATCATCAATCCGAACCAGAACACCGGCATCGCGGTCCCGAAGAAGGCGAAGGTCGTCGCCGCATAATCCAAGAGGGAATATTGCCGCACCGCTGAGTAAATGCCGATGGGGATGGCCACCAGAAGGGAGAGCAGCGTCGCGGAGGTCATCAGGAGGAGGGTGTTGGGAAGACGGAACCAGATCAGATCGATCACCCTCTGCCCTGCGGCCAGCCGCCAGGAGTCGCCGAAGTCGAAGCGGATCACCCCCCGGGTGCACTCTGTTGGGATCTGCCGGCAGCTGGTTCGCTGAAGATGGGAAAGCCCTACGTCATCCAGCCAGTCCTCCCCCAGAAGCCAGACGATATATCGCCAGTGCAACGGTCGGTGTAATCCCAGGAACTCCTCGATCCTCCGGATCTCCTCCGGGCTCAGACGGCTTTTCCGATCCGCTCCCAGATTGATCCCGCTCAACGGCCCTCCCGGGGCCAAGTTCATGATCGCGTAGATCGCCATCGATGAAAGGAGAATGACGATCATCATTTGGAACAGACGACGGATCAAATAGTTGACCATCGCCATCTCCCCTCGCCCAGCTTGGTGAAAACCGCACAACGCCCACCGACCCCATAGGCTGCACCTGAAGCCGGATCACCCTTGTTCTTCCGGGCTGCGAGGCCGAATCGAACAGCCCCTGTTATTGTAACAAGCCATGTTTTTCTAACACAAGTTTACAAGTGGCTCCCTGCTCGATCGGACGACGAGGAGCTCCCGGATCAGCGGGGGACCGCGGTCCGTCGCTCCAGAAGGCGAACGAGCATAGAGAGCAGCAGGGTCATCGCCAGGTAGAGCAGGGCCACCGTGTTGTATACCTCGAAATACCGGAAGGTCCCCGCCGCCCGCTGGCGTCCCACATACATCAGCTCCGGCACGGCGATCACGGAGGCCAGGGCCGTGTCTTTCAGCATGGCGATGAAGTCGTTGCCCAGGGGAGGTAACACGTTCCGGATCGCCTGGGGGAGGATGACCAGGCGCATGGCCTGCCAGTAGGTCATCCCCAGGCTGCGGGCCGCCTCCATCTGGCCCCGGGGGATGGACTCGATGCCCGCCCGATACACCTCCGCCAGGTAGGCCCCGTAGCCGATGGCCAGGCCGGTCACCGCCCGGCCCATCTCGCTGCGGATCAGGCGGCCGAGCTCAGCCAGCGGGGCCAGCCCCCACGCTTGGCCGGCCTGGATCAGGGCATCCCCCATCGGTGGGGCGGCCACAAAGGCTACATAAAACAGCACCACCAGGAGCGGAACCCCGCGGATGAACTCCACGTAGAGCGTGGACAGGTTATAGAACACCACGTTCCGGGAGACCCGGCCCAGGCCGGCGATCAGCCCGAGGATCAGGGCGATGGCATAGGCGATCACCGTCAGCTGAAGGGTGACCGGGATGCCCCGGACCAGGAAGCGGACCGTCGCCTGATAATCCGGGGAGTTCAGGATCGCCACCCCGGTCCACAACCCGAACGTCCCCAGCATCACCGCCCACCAGGGCCACGTCCGCCAGTCCAGGCCGGATCGCCGCGGCGGCCGCGGGGAGGGAAGCGGAGCCTGTCGTTCGATGGAAACCGCCATCGCCGTCACTCCTTCCACCATCCGGGATGCCGGAGTTCATCCTCACCCATCTCGCAACGATTCCGCGCGATACCAATGGAGAGCCTTCGATGGGCACTGCCGATCTCTGAAAAAGGATGGGCCGCGAGAAGTTCCCGCGACCCATCCGAACGAAAGCTTCCATCTTCTTCGAAGATCATCCTACTGGCCCGGCTTGTATTCCTTGAACCACTTTTGATACAGCCGGTCCAGCGTGCCGTTCTCCTTCAGGACCTTCAGGGCGGCGTTGAAGGGAGCGACCAGATCGCTGCCCTTGGGGAAGCAGAGCCCGAGGTCCTCGCTGGTGAAGGGCTCCCCGGCGATCTTCAGCTTGCCCGGGTTCTGGGCCATGAAGCCATCGGCCGCCGGGCTGTCGATCACCACCGCGTCCACATCCTTGGCCAGGAGCGCCCGCACCGCCAGGTCGAAGGTGTCGTAGCGCTTGAGCTGCTTGGCCTCGTCGGCCACCAGAGTCTTGGCCGTCTCCTCGTTGGTGGTCCCGATCTGGACCCCCACGATCTTATCCTTGAGGTCGTCCTTGCTCTTGATCCGCTCCTCATCGGCCCGGACCAGCACCACCTGGCCGTAACGGAGGTAGGAATCGGAGAAGTCGAACTTCTGCTTGCGCTCCTCGGTGATAGTGATGCCGGAGGCGGCCAGGTCGAACTGCTTCTGCTCCAGGCCGGCGAAGATCCCCTCCCAGGCGGTGGAGATGATCTTCGGCTTGCAGTTGAGCAGCTTGCAGATCTCGTTGACCAGATCGACGTCGAAGCCCACGATCTCGTTGGTCTTGGGGTCGACGAACTCAAAAGGCGGGTAAGTGGTGTCGCTAGCGATCTTCAGCTCCCGCCCCCCCAGGTCGGGCAATTGCCCTCCGGCCCCGGGGGCCGGGGTCGGCGTGGCGGCTGGCTGACACGCAACCGCCAGCAACGCAGCGATCAGGATCCCCCACAGCAGGCGCCTCATGGTCTCCTCCTTCAGGATTTGGGCTTTCCGGGCAGCCGCCGCGGAAGCTGGGGCGAGGATCCGACCTCAGTGCATCCCCAGGTAAGCAGCCTGGACCAGTGGGTTCTCCGCCAGCTCCCGGGCCGTCCCCTCCAGGACGATCCGTCCGGTCTCCAGCACATAGCCACGGTGGGCCACCTGCAGGGCCATGTGGGCATTCTGCTCCACCAAGAGGATCGTTGTGCCCTGCCAGTTCAGTTGCCGGATGACCTCGAAGATGCTCTCCACCAGCACCGGCGCCAAGCCCATAGAGGGCTCATCCAGGAGCAGGATGCGGGGGCTCATCATCAGCGCCCGGGCGATAGCCAGCATCTGCTGCTCACCCCCAGAGAGGGTCCCCCCTTTTTGATGAAGCCGCTCCTTCAGACGGGGAAAGATGCTGAACACGAACTCCATCCGCCGGGCGATTTCCTGGCGGTCCTTCACCGTGTAGGCGCCCATCTCCAGGTTCTCCCACACCGTGAGCTGGGGGAAGATCCGCCGCCCCTCGGGGACGTGGCCGACGCCCCGGGCGACGATCTCGTGGGGAGGTAGATGGGTGATGTCCTCCCCGTTGAGGAGCACCTGGCCGTGACGCGCCCGGACCAGGCCGGAGATGGTGCGCAGCGTGGTGCTTTTTCCGGCGCCGTTGGCTCCGATAAGGGTGACGATCTCCCCCGGCTCCACCTTAAACGAAATGCCCTTGAGGGCATGGATATGTCCATAATAGGTATGGACATCCCTCAGCTCCAGAACGGCCATCGCTCCGCTCCCGAACCACCCGAGTTTTTCCTCCGAAGGCCCTCCCCTTTCATCCGGCGACCGCTCCCATCGCCACACCCCGCCCCAGGTAGGCCTCGATCACCCGCGGGTTCCGGCGGACCTCCTCCGGGGCTCCCTCGGCGATCTTCTCCCCGTAGTCCAGGACGGTAACCCGTTCGGAGATCCCCATCACCACCCGCATCTGGTGCTCGATCAGGATGACCGTGATGCCCAGCTCATCCCGGAGGCGCCGGATCAGGCGCGTGGTCTCCGCCGTCTCCTGGGGGTTCATCCCGGCCGTCGGCTCATCCAGGAGGATCAGCTTGGGACGGGCGGCCAGGGCTCGGGCCAGCTCCACTTTGCGCTGCTCCCCATACGGCAGGTTCTTGGCCAGCTCATCGGGGGAGGCCCGAAGCCCGACGAACCGGATCAGCCGCAACGCTTCCTCCCGCAGCTGCCGCTCCTCCTCCCGAAAGCGAGGCGTCTGAAAGAGGATATCCACAGGGTTCGCCCGGAAACGCGTGTGCATCCCGACCAGGATGTTCTCCATCACCGTCATGTTGCCGAAGAGACGGATGTTCTGGAAGGTCCGGGCGATGCCCCTTGCGGTGATCTGATCCGGCCGGAGCCCCACGAGGGAGCGGCCTTCGAAGAGGATCTCCCCTTCATCCGGCTTGTAGATCCCGGTGATGAGGTTGAAGAGCGTCGTCTTCCCGGCCCCGTTGGGCCCGATGATGCTGACGATGCGACCGGGCTCCAGGGTGAAATCGACCCGGTTCACGGCCACCAGGCCCCCGAAGCGCTTGGTGACTTTCTTCAATTCCAGCAGGTAGGCCATCCGGATGCCTCCCGGAACTCGTGTTCCATCACCGTGAGCCGTTCCGACACCGCCCTTCCCGGCCCCGTTTGGCCGGAGGTCAATCCCGTGCGGGCTTGACCTCCGGCGCGGGCACCACCGGCGGGAGCTCCTCCTCCACAGGCAGGCGCTCCAGCTCCTCCTCCCGTCCCATGGCTTCGGCCAGCTCCAGTCGATGGCGCCGCTCGGGGATCAAGCCCTGGGGGCGCAGGATCATCATCAGGATGAGCAGGATCCCGAAGACCAGGCGCTCATACTTGGCCGGCTCCAGCTGGGTCGGCCACTGGCTGAGGGGGAAATTGATCAGCGGGATCACCACCCCAGCCTGGCGCAGCTTGTTCAGCATCAACGAGAGGCCCTTCAGGATCTGGAGGTTGAGGATGGTCACCACCGTGGCCCCCACAATGGCGCCGGGGATGCTCCCCATGCCGCCCACGATCACCATCACCAGCACCCCGATGGATTCCATAAACGTGAAACTCTCGGGGTTGATGAAATACTGCTTAGCGGCGAAGATCATCCCCATGGCGCCGGCGAAGGAAGCCCCGGTGGCGAAAGCGGCCAGCTTCATCCGCACGAGAGGGATCCCCATGGCCTGGGCGGCCAGCTCATCCTCCCGGATCGCCGTCCACGCCCGCCCCACCCAGGAGTTCTCCAGACGCCGGGCCATCCAGATCGCAAACCCGATCACCAGCAGGACCAGGAAGTAGAAATAAAGCGCATAAAGGGTGGGGTCCTCCAGGCGGATCCCCAGGGCGTGCAACCACGGCTTGAAGAACAGGGGCGGCCGTTGCACCGGGCGGATCCCCTGCGGGCCGTTGGTCAGGTTGATCGGCTTGTCCAGGTTGTTCACGATGACGCGGATCACCTCGCCGAAGGCGAGCGTGACGATGGCGAGGTAGTCTCCTCGCAGCCGCAGCACCGGCAGTCCCAGGAGGATCCCGGTGAGGGCCGCCACCCCCACCGCCAGGAAGAGGAAGAGGAAGAACCATTCCGGCTCCAGGGGAAAGCGGTTGGTCCCGAAGGCGATGTTGGCCTGCGGGGAGCCGAAGATGGCCCACAGATACGCGCCAACAGCATAAAAGGCCACATACCCCAGGTCCAGCAGCCCGGCGAAGCCCACCACGATGTTCAGCCCCAGGGCCATCGCCGCGAAGATCCCCACCTGGGTGGCGACCTCCAGCAGGAACGTGTTCCGGATCCCCAGAAGAGGGAGGAGGACCAGCAGGATGGCCAAACCCAGGAAGGCCCTCAGCGCTCCGGACAGGGGAGCGTAGTAGATCACCAGTAAGGAGCCCAGGAAGGCCGCGAAGGCCAGGGCGGAGACCAGAGGAAACCAGACCGCATCCCGCAGCCCCGGCTGGCTCAACCAGTTCATCAACAGAATGGCGGCGACGATGTAGCCCAGCACTCCAACGAGATAGATCGAACGCCCGTTTCGGATCTGGGCGATCCACTCCACGGCCTTGGTGCGGATCATCCTGCACCTCTTCGCCTCAGGAATGCCTCGCTACGCCTTCTGACCCACTTGCTCGCCGAGCAGGCCCGTCGGGCGGAACATCAGGATCAGGATCAGGATCAGGAAGGCGAAGATGTCCTTATATTCCGCCCCGAAGGCCCCGCCGGTAAACTGAGAGAGATAGGCCCCTGCGAAGCCCTCCAGGACCCCCAGGACGATCCCGCCGAGCATGGCCCCGGTGATGTTGCCGATGCCGCCCAGGACCGCCGCGGTGAAGGCCTTGATCCCCGGGATGAAGCCCACGTAGGGGTCGATGCGGCCCACCCGGATCCCATACAGCACGCCGGTGGCCCCGCCCAAGGCACCACCGATCAGGAAGGTCAGCATGATAATCCGATCGACGTCCACCCCCATCAGCGCCGCCGTGGGTCGATCTTGGGCCACCGCCCGGATCGCCCGGCCCAGCCGGGTCGCGTTCACCACGAAGTTCAAACCGGTGAGCATCAATAAAGAGGCGATGATAATAAAGACCACCTTCGCCTGGATCTGCATCTGGACCGGCTGGCCGGCCACCGTGAAGGCGGCGATGGGGATCTGCTGATTCAGGACGGGGAAGGAGGGATAATTTCGATAGAAAGCGTTGTTCAAGAGGCCCTCAAGGGCCCGGACGGCGTCCTGGAGGAAGAACGAGACCCCGATCGCGGAGATCAGGGGCACCAGGCGAGGCGCCCCCCGCAGCGGCCGGTAGGCGATCCGCTCGATGGCCACCGCCAGCAGCCCGCTGCCGACCATCCCGGCGGCCACCGCCAGCAGGATCCCGGCCATGATCAGCATCAAGGGGGCCGTGGAGGGGATGGCCAGGGCGAGCATGAGCTCCACGCCGATGAACGCCCCGACCATGAAGATCTCACTGTGAGCGAAGTTGATGAACTGCAGCACCCCGTAGACCATCGTGTAGCCCAGGGCGATCATCGCGTAAAGGAAGCCGATGACCAGGCCGTCGATGGCCACCTGGGGCAATGTGCGGACGACAAACTGGAGAAGCGTCATCCCCCCGGTCACCGGGCGGTTGAAGAGGGCGGCGAGGAGGAGGATGATCGAGCCGATCACCAGAAGGCTGATCGCCACAAAGACGAAGAGCTGGATCAGCGGGACTACCAGGGCCTGATAAAGAAGGGATTCCGAGAGCTTCCCGCGCATTCCTCACAGATCCGCCATGGGATTTTGCTCCGCCCACCCCCTAACCGGGTGGGGAGGAAGGAGGCCCCTCCCCACCCGGCTCGGTTCCGCTTCGGCTTTTCACTGCACGCCGCACTTCGCCTTCAGCTCCGGCGTGAAGGGCGGCGGCGCCAGCTCCAGGGTCTTCACCAGCTCGTTCTTGCCCCAGTCCTCCGGATTGCCGGAGACCACCTTGATCACGAAGTATTTCGCCTTGACCGGGTCGCCCCGCTCGTCGAAGGTGATCACACCGGTGATCCCCTGGAAATCCTTGGTCGCCCGCACCTTCTCCGCCACCGCCTTGCGGCTCGGCTTCTGCCCACCGGCCTCCTGAATGGCCGCCTCGATGGCCTTCAGCACGATCGCCGTAGCATCGTAGGCCTGGGCCGAGAAGGGCTCGGGATCCTTGCCGAACTTCGCCTTGTAGTCCTCGATGAACTTCTTGGCCCCCTCGTAGACCGTCGGAGGCGCGGCCACGCTCGTGTAATACATCCCCACCACCGCTTCTCCGGCGATCTTCGCCAGCTCCGAGGAGTCCATCCCGTCCGGCCCCAGGAAAATGGCCTTCACGCCCTTCTCCCGGGCCTGCTTGAAGAAGACCCCCGCCTGATCGTAGATGCCGCCGAAGTAGATCAGCTCGGGGTTCACCGCCTGGATGGCTGTGATCAGCGGATCGAAGTTCGCCTTCTCCTCCGTCCCCTCGAAGCCCAGGACCTGGCCGCCCAGCTCCTCAAAGCGCTTCTTGAAGAACTCGGCCACGCCCTGGCCATAGGTCGTCTTGTCGTGGATCACGAAGGCGGTCTTGACCTTGAGCTCGTTGAAGGCGAACTCTGCACCCACCGCCCCCTGCACGTCGTCGCGGCCGCAGACCCGGTTCACCACCAGATACCCGCGGTCGGTGATGCAGGGGTTGGTGTTGGCCGGGGAGACCATGACCAGGTCGTAATCTTTATAGGTCTCCGAGGAGGGGATGGCCACGCCGGAGTTGAGGTGCCCGATCACCGCCAGGATGTCGGGGTCGTTGACCAGCTGCTTGGCGTTGGCCACGCCCACGTCGGGCTTGGCCTGGTCGTCGAAGGGCACCAGCTCCACCTTGAAGCCCAGGGCCTCAATGGGGCCTTTGAGCTGCTCGATGGCCAGCTGGGCCCCGTTCTTGATCCCCTCCCCCAGGGCCGCCTGGCCGCCCGAGAGCGGGCTCTGGGTGGCGATCTTGATGGTGCCCTTCACCGCTGGCGTCGGCGTCGCCGCCGGAGCAGCGGGTGTCGGGCTCGCCGCCGGAGCGACAGGGGCCTGGGTTGGGGTGGGCGTCGCCGCGGGAGCGCAGGCGGCGAGCAGCAGGCTGAACACCGTCAGCGCCATCAGGATCCTGGAAAACTTCATGGCCTCCTCCTTTTAGCGGGATTCACGGAAGGGAAAACTTTACAGGCAGAAAACACCCGGGACGACCGGGCTCCGCCCGACCGGAAAAAGGAGGATCCATCGCGGTCTCGCGCCGCCGCTGGCACCTCCTTTCCGCAAAGGACGGCTTGTTTGCAATTTTAGAAGCCCCCGTGCGATCTGTCAAGGCCACCCCGGACCCCCCTCGTTCTCCTACCCATCCGCAAAGTGGAACCTCCAAGTATCTTTTTGAGGCACAAAAGTTTGAGAAAACTCACAAGATCGCCCGAAGGAATGATCATCGTAGGGATCACCGAGTGGAGGGCGCTGTCGAGGAGGGGGATGGCTCCTCTAAGGCTTGGATCTCCTCCTCCGGGATGCCCAGGGCGCGCAGCTCCTCCTGCAGGTCAAATTTAAACCGCTGGAGCCAGTAGATAGGGACCTTCAGGTTGTAAAGAAAGATTTGCTCGTTGAGCTCGGCGATGCGTCGGGCGAAGGCCCGCAGGGCCCGTTCCCACTCCGCCTCAATCCACTCCCGCTCCCGTCGGCTCCGCGGGTCGGATTTCCCCGCCAGGGCCTGCAGGGCCTCCTGACGCCACTGGAGGGTCCGCCGCAGATCCTGCCGGGCCTGTTCGATCCCCCGCCGGATGGCCAAATCCGCCTCGATCCACTCCGGCCGGGCATCGTTCTGCCGGAGAAGATGATAGGCGATGGCAAGCCCAGGCTCCAGGTAGGGGTTCTCCTCCAGCTGCAGCGGCCGCCCCTTGCCCGGGAGGTGATCGAACTCCCCCCGGCGCATCGCCTCCAGGATCTTCTGCTCCACCCACTCGCCCCAGTTCACCATCACGGGCCTCGCCGGTTGAGCTGCTTCCTTTCACCGGAGCCGCATTTCACTGGAGTGCCCGGGGAACACCTTGGCCTGCGGGTTAATGTAGGTGGCTGCGTAGTTCACCGCCGTGGCCGCCTGGGCGAAGCCGATCACGATGAGGTTCAGCGGCTCCACCCCTTCCGGCGCCGTGATGTCCCCCGCGGCGTAGACGCCGGGCAGGTTGGTCTCCATGCGGGCGTTCACTTTGATGTAGCGGCTCCCCACCGTCTCCAGCCCCCAGCCCTTGATCGGCCCCAGGTCCGCCTTGAACCCCAGGCTCATGATCACCGCGTCCACCGGGATCACCGTCTCCTCCCCGGTGCGGTTATCAAAGATCACCGCCTCCCGGATCCAGCCGTCCGGCCCGGGATGGAGGGCTTTCAACTCATGGAAGAGCCGGACCTCCACGCCGGAGCGCATAAGCTCGGCCACGCTGCCCGGGTGAGCACGGAACTGGTCACGGCGATGGATCAGGGTGATGTGGGCGGCGAAGTCCTTGAGGTTGAGGGCCCAGTCCACCGCTGTGTCGCCACCTCCCACGATCAGCAGCCGCTTGTTGCGGAAGGGCCGGCGCTCGGTCACCACGTAATATAGCCCCCGCCCCTCATACTGGTCGATCTCGGGCTTGCCGATCCGATTGGGCTGGAAGGCCCCGATGCCCGCGGCGATCAGCACCGTCCGGGCCCGATGGATGCCCCGATCGGTCTCCACGGCCCAGAGGGCATCCTCCCGTCGCAACCCCACGGCGCGCTCCCCCAGGCAGAAGATGGGATTGAACATGGAAGCCTGTTCCACCAGCAAGCGCACCAGATCCTTGGCCAGGATCTTGGGATGGCCCGGCACATCATAGATGAATTTTTCGGGATACAGCACGGCCAGCTGGCCCCCGGGCTGGGGCAGGGCGTCGATGACCTTGACGCTGAGGCCGCGAAGCCCGGCGTAGAAAGCCCCGAACAGACCGGTCGGCCCCGCGCCGATGATGACCAAATCCACCGGGCCCGCGTCTTCACGCACTGGAGCCTCCGACATCTCCGCCTCCTTCGGTCCGGATGTTTCGTCGCCTCCCATTATAATTTGGGAGAAAGGAGAAATCCCTTCCCGAAGCAGCGTCCCGCCGAGGCCCAGGCGAAGCCCTCCATCCACCCTGCCCGGGGCCCGGCAGGAGCCCCACGCCCCGGGTATAATCGAGGTATCTTAAGCCGGGGAGTCCCGGCGATCTCAGGGAGGTCCGTTCCGATGGCGATCGCACGTCCCAGAACGCGCGTCCCCCTGTGGGGATGGATCGTCGGGCTGGTCGGCCTGGCCCTGCTGGCCCTAGCCGGCGTCGGCCTGGCGGCCCGCTCCGCCGGCGCGGCTTGCCAAACGGCCACCGCCGCTCAGCCCCTCCAGCTGCCTACCTTCCGGATGGCCCCGGTCGATCCATCGCAGACCCTCCGGGCCGCCGTCCAGCCTTTCGCGGAGCCGGATCACGCGCTCCGGGAGGCCCTGACCCGCCTGCCTCCGACGCTGAAACCCACAGGCCCCTATTACGCGGTGCGTTTCTGCGGCGAGCCCCCGCTTCCCCTTCGGGTCACCGTTTACATCCCGGAGGGAGTGGAGCCCTGGACGACGGCCGA is from Thermoflexus hugenholtzii JAD2 and encodes:
- a CDS encoding ABC transporter permease, with translation MATAELRAEALLTVREESYLQIVWRRFRRHRVALFGAAILMGFILIAALAPWIAPYDPYAQNLNLKNAGPSPAHWLGTDELGRDVLSRLMHAARISLTVAFVVTLISQTTGALIGAISGYFGGWVDNLIQRIVDFMLTLPLLPLLLTVSALLSDITIPGLSREWSSVVIIIIVLSVFGWMGSARLVRGVVLSLREQMFTEAARALGMSDLQIVVRHMIPNAMAPIIVSATLSLGTVIILEAALSFLGFGVQPPVPTWGNMLNNAQADMWTQPFKAIVPGFCIFLTSLSFNFVGDGLRDALDPRLKR
- a CDS encoding ABC transporter permease; the protein is MVNYLIRRLFQMMIVILLSSMAIYAIMNLAPGGPLSGINLGADRKSRLSPEEIRRIEEFLGLHRPLHWRYIVWLLGEDWLDDVGLSHLQRTSCRQIPTECTRGVIRFDFGDSWRLAAGQRVIDLIWFRLPNTLLLMTSATLLSLLVAIPIGIYSAVRQYSLLDYAATTFAFFGTAMPVFWFGLMMIFLFSGPRSPWYQVLGLPYLPTGNTFSLRPPPPGSLLHVLGATPGSPLDRAVHLILPTLVLSLLYMAGWSRYTRSSMLEVLRQDYVRTARAKGLIERVVIMKHALRNALIPIVTILTLEIPGIFSGAVITETIFNYKGMGRLYYDALQADDWPVVMALLFITSLLVVFANLLADILYTIVDPRIRLE
- a CDS encoding amino acid ABC transporter permease, yielding MAVSIERQAPLPSPRPPRRSGLDWRTWPWWAVMLGTFGLWTGVAILNSPDYQATVRFLVRGIPVTLQLTVIAYAIALILGLIAGLGRVSRNVVFYNLSTLYVEFIRGVPLLVVLFYVAFVAAPPMGDALIQAGQAWGLAPLAELGRLIRSEMGRAVTGLAIGYGAYLAEVYRAGIESIPRGQMEAARSLGMTYWQAMRLVILPQAIRNVLPPLGNDFIAMLKDTALASVIAVPELMYVGRQRAAGTFRYFEVYNTVALLYLAMTLLLSMLVRLLERRTAVPR
- a CDS encoding basic amino acid ABC transporter substrate-binding protein, with translation MRRLLWGILIAALLAVACQPAATPTPAPGAGGQLPDLGGRELKIASDTTYPPFEFVDPKTNEIVGFDVDLVNEICKLLNCKPKIISTAWEGIFAGLEQKQFDLAASGITITEERKQKFDFSDSYLRYGQVVLVRADEERIKSKDDLKDKIVGVQIGTTNEETAKTLVADEAKQLKRYDTFDLAVRALLAKDVDAVVIDSPAADGFMAQNPGKLKIAGEPFTSEDLGLCFPKGSDLVAPFNAALKVLKENGTLDRLYQKWFKEYKPGQ
- a CDS encoding ABC transporter ATP-binding protein is translated as MAVLELRDVHTYYGHIHALKGISFKVEPGEIVTLIGANGAGKSTTLRTISGLVRARHGQVLLNGEDITHLPPHEIVARGVGHVPEGRRIFPQLTVWENLEMGAYTVKDRQEIARRMEFVFSIFPRLKERLHQKGGTLSGGEQQMLAIARALMMSPRILLLDEPSMGLAPVLVESIFEVIRQLNWQGTTILLVEQNAHMALQVAHRGYVLETGRIVLEGTARELAENPLVQAAYLGMH
- a CDS encoding ABC transporter ATP-binding protein gives rise to the protein MAYLLELKKVTKRFGGLVAVNRVDFTLEPGRIVSIIGPNGAGKTTLFNLITGIYKPDEGEILFEGRSLVGLRPDQITARGIARTFQNIRLFGNMTVMENILVGMHTRFRANPVDILFQTPRFREEERQLREEALRLIRFVGLRASPDELAKNLPYGEQRKVELARALAARPKLILLDEPTAGMNPQETAETTRLIRRLRDELGITVILIEHQMRVVMGISERVTVLDYGEKIAEGAPEEVRRNPRVIEAYLGRGVAMGAVAG
- a CDS encoding branched-chain amino acid ABC transporter permease; amino-acid sequence: MNWLSQPGLRDAVWFPLVSALAFAAFLGSLLVIYYAPLSGALRAFLGLAILLVLLPLLGIRNTFLLEVATQVGIFAAMALGLNIVVGFAGLLDLGYVAFYAVGAYLWAIFGSPQANIAFGTNRFPLEPEWFFLFLFLAVGVAALTGILLGLPVLRLRGDYLAIVTLAFGEVIRVIVNNLDKPINLTNGPQGIRPVQRPPLFFKPWLHALGIRLEDPTLYALYFYFLVLLVIGFAIWMARRLENSWVGRAWTAIREDELAAQAMGIPLVRMKLAAFATGASFAGAMGMIFAAKQYFINPESFTFMESIGVLVMVIVGGMGSIPGAIVGATVVTILNLQILKGLSLMLNKLRQAGVVIPLINFPLSQWPTQLEPAKYERLVFGILLILMMILRPQGLIPERRHRLELAEAMGREEELERLPVEEELPPVVPAPEVKPARD
- a CDS encoding branched-chain amino acid ABC transporter permease, with the translated sequence MTLLQFVVRTLPQVAIDGLVIGFLYAMIALGYTMVYGVLQFINFAHSEIFMVGAFIGVELMLALAIPSTAPLMLIMAGILLAVAAGMVGSGLLAVAIERIAYRPLRGAPRLVPLISAIGVSFFLQDAVRALEGLLNNAFYRNYPSFPVLNQQIPIAAFTVAGQPVQMQIQAKVVFIIIASLLMLTGLNFVVNATRLGRAIRAVAQDRPTAALMGVDVDRIIMLTFLIGGALGGATGVLYGIRVGRIDPYVGFIPGIKAFTAAVLGGIGNITGAMLGGIVLGVLEGFAGAYLSQFTGGAFGAEYKDIFAFLILILILMFRPTGLLGEQVGQKA
- a CDS encoding branched-chain amino acid ABC transporter substrate-binding protein → MKFSRILMALTVFSLLLAACAPAATPTPTQAPVAPAASPTPAAPAATPTPAVKGTIKIATQSPLSGGQAALGEGIKNGAQLAIEQLKGPIEALGFKVELVPFDDQAKPDVGVANAKQLVNDPDILAVIGHLNSGVAIPSSETYKDYDLVMVSPANTNPCITDRGYLVVNRVCGRDDVQGAVGAEFAFNELKVKTAFVIHDKTTYGQGVAEFFKKRFEELGGQVLGFEGTEEKANFDPLITAIQAVNPELIYFGGIYDQAGVFFKQAREKGVKAIFLGPDGMDSSELAKIAGEAVVGMYYTSVAAPPTVYEGAKKFIEDYKAKFGKDPEPFSAQAYDATAIVLKAIEAAIQEAGGQKPSRKAVAEKVRATKDFQGITGVITFDERGDPVKAKYFVIKVVSGNPEDWGKNELVKTLELAPPPFTPELKAKCGVQ
- a CDS encoding DnaJ family domain-containing protein; protein product: MVNWGEWVEQKILEAMRRGEFDHLPGKGRPLQLEENPYLEPGLAIAYHLLRQNDARPEWIEADLAIRRGIEQARQDLRRTLQWRQEALQALAGKSDPRSRREREWIEAEWERALRAFARRIAELNEQIFLYNLKVPIYWLQRFKFDLQEELRALGIPEEEIQALEEPSPSSTAPSTR